The nucleotide window NNNNNNNNNNNNNNNNNNNNNNNNNNNNNNNNNNNNNNNNNNNNNNNNNNNNNNNNNNNNNNNNNNNNNNNNNNNNNNNNNNNNNNNNNNNNNNNNNNNNNNNNNNNNNNNNCCCTCTTCTTCTCACCCCCGCCTCGTCCTTTTCCAAGAAGTCCTCTCCTTTTGCCCACTCCCGCCCCCCTTCTAGACCTGGGATAATGGCATTTGTTTGGGATAGGACACCGAACTGGCGGTGCCCGATCTCCACGTCAAGCCAGTGCTGACATCGCTGTACATAGAGCCCCCTCCTCCCATTCCTCCGCCTCCCACTCCTCCTCCCCCGCCGCCGCCTCCCCCCACTCCTCCTCCGCCGCCTCCCCCTCCtactccccctcctcctcctcccgcgCCTACGgcagcggcggcagcggcggctcCTCCACCGGGACCAGCTCCCTTGCTGGCCCAGCAGCAGCGGGTGCACAAGGCCCGCCACGACTCAAGCGTTTTTCCAGACCAGACCCACACGCCCGAGGTAATGCCCACGACGAGGCACATGAAGTACTTAAGCATGAAGACGGCGTAGTCTGGCCGGCGGGCCTGGTCCGGCTGCAGGTCCCGCAGGCAGGGGCAGTTGTGGGTGGCCTCCCAGCGGGGGCGGTTGTGCTGCTCGTAGAAGAGGCAAGCGACCACGACGGCGGCGGGCACGGTGTAGAGGACGGTGAAGAGGCCCAGGCGGATCATGAGCTTTTCCAGCTTGTGCGTCTTGGTGGGACCTCCCTGCTGCTTGATGACCGAACGGATGCGGAAGAGCGACACGAAGCCGGCAAGGAGGAACATAGTGCCGATGAAGAGGTAGATGACCAGCGGTGCCAGCACGAAGCCCCGCAGGTTGTCCAGGCTCTGGTTGCCCACGTAGCAGATACCAGCCACGGGGTCACCGTCCACAGAACTGAGCGCCAGCACCGCGATGGACTTGACGCTGGGCACCAGCCAGGCGGCCAGGTGGAAGTACTGCGAGTAGCCCGCTATGGCCTCGTTGCCCCACTTCATGCCCGCCGCCAGAAACCAGGTGAGCGACAGGATCACCCACCAGATGGAGCTGGCCATGCCAAAGAAGTAGACGAGCAGGAAGACCACGGTGCACAGCGCCGGGCCCGTCGTCTCATAGCGCACGTGCTGCTCCACTGCGCCCAGCTCCTCATACTCGCCCCGCCCGCCCGGGCCCCCAGCAGCCCCAGCCGCAGCCCCAGCCGCCCCCGCCCCGGCGCCGGCCCCGCCCGCGCCGCCAGCTCCCGCCGCCCCTCCGCTGCACGCCACCTTCTCGTGCCCTGCCACCAGGCGCACCAGGTAGCCCACGGAGACGAAGAGGTAGCAGGCAGAGAGGAAGATGATGGGTCGCTCAGGGTATTTGAAGCGTTCCATGTCAATGAGGAAGGTGGAGACAGTGGCGAAGGTGGAGACGAAGCAGAGCACTGACCATAGACCAATCCAGAAGACCGTGAAAGCGCGCTCATCCTGGCTGAAGAAAGGGTTGTGGCAGGGCAGGGCGCAGTTGGCGATCTGCCCTGTCTTGACCCGGTTGTAGAGCGGGTGCCGCTCGCTGGACACAGACACCATGGGCGCACGACACTGGCAACCCGGTTCGCAGGGGGAGGAGCCGCTGCCTGGGGCCCGGGATTTCCCGCCTCCGCCCCGGGCTGGGGGAGCTGCAGCCTCCGAACTCTTGCCGCCGCCGCTGCCCCGGTGCGGAGGCCGACCCCCCGGGGGCCGATGGTGCCCGGAGCCCGGGGGCGGCTGCTCGCCGGGtagcggcggcggcggtggcggcggatggtggtggtggggctGACTGGGAGAGGCGGTGGTGAGGTCCGTGCGGTTGTAGTCCATGCATAGGGTGTCTGGGTTGCCTTGCTCGGGTAGCCGGTCACAGCGCATCCGGTCCGGCCAGGCAAAGCCGTACTGGCGCATGAGCGGGGCGCAGCCGGCCTTGGCCCGCTCGCACACGGAGCGGCAGGGCGGCAGCGGCTTCTTGTAGTCCTCCAGGCAGATTGGCGTGTACATGCTGCACAGGAAGAACTTGAGGTCGGGCGAACACTGGATCTCCACCAGGGGCCAGAACTGGTGCACCTCCAGGCCGGCCTCGTCCTGCGTGTCGTGGTTGAACTGGTTGGGCATATAGGTGTAGTTGTAGCCGATGCCCTTGCACAGGGGCACGGTGATCTCTTGACACGACAGCTCCTTGGCCGAGGCGGCGGCCGCCCCGCTGGAACGCTGCAGCAGGGAGAAGGCAGCGATCAGGGAGGTGACTTCCAACAGGTAACTCCACTCCATACTTGGCTCCTCGTATACGGCCCAGTCGGCAGACTCGCACACCCCCGAGTCCTCCAAGTGTCCCTCTCGCCACGCTTACTAGTTCTCCCCAAATCTCTCCCTGCACCGCGGGAGCTGCTGGAGGGGTGGAGAATGgagtgaaagagggagggagagggaaaggagtagCCTGGCGAGCAAGCCCTGCAGCGAGCGCCTTCCAAGCTTCCCCGAGTACCAGCGGGGGCTTCTCTCTTGCTGGGCCCTCCCCCTGCCCCTCTTCGAAGGTCTCTGGCTTCTCCAGGGAGAAATGGGTCGTAAATGGAGCTGCCTATTGCGCCCCCCTAGCCTCCCCAGCCAGCGGCTAGTTCCAAGTCTCACTGTCCGGGAAGCTAGATGAGGAAATCAATCcaaacctccctccctccctcccccctgccccccacccGCTTCAAGTCTCAGTAGCGGTTCCTTTCCCCGGGAGCCAGGGGCGGGGGGAGAGAAAGCGCCACCCCCGCGCTCCCCCCCCTTCTCCAAGTCCCACAGCAGTTCCTTTGCGGTTTGGAATGGAGTaaatcggggggggggggagta belongs to Gracilinanus agilis isolate LMUSP501 chromosome 5, AgileGrace, whole genome shotgun sequence and includes:
- the FZD8 gene encoding frizzled-8, which encodes MEWSYLLEVTSLIAAFSLLQRSSGAAAASAKELSCQEITVPLCKGIGYNYTYMPNQFNHDTQDEAGLEVHQFWPLVEIQCSPDLKFFLCSMYTPICLEDYKKPLPPCRSVCERAKAGCAPLMRQYGFAWPDRMRCDRLPEQGNPDTLCMDYNRTDLTTASPSQPHHHHPPPPPPPLPGEQPPPGSGHHRPPGGRPPHRGSGGGKSSEAAAPPARGGGGKSRAPGSGSSPCEPGCQCRAPMVSVSSERHPLYNRVKTGQIANCALPCHNPFFSQDERAFTVFWIGLWSVLCFVSTFATVSTFLIDMERFKYPERPIIFLSACYLFVSVGYLVRLVAGHEKVACSGGAAGAGGAGGAGAGAGAAGAAAGAAGGPGGRGEYEELGAVEQHVRYETTGPALCTVVFLLVYFFGMASSIWWVILSLTWFLAAGMKWGNEAIAGYSQYFHLAAWLVPSVKSIAVLALSSVDGDPVAGICYVGNQSLDNLRGFVLAPLVIYLFIGTMFLLAGFVSLFRIRSVIKQQGGPTKTHKLEKLMIRLGLFTVLYTVPAAVVVACLFYEQHNRPRWEATHNCPCLRDLQPDQARRPDYAVFMLKYFMCLVVGITSGVWVWSGKTLESWRALCTRCCWASKGAGPGGGAAAAAAAVGAGGGGGGVGGGGGGGGVGGGGGGGGGVGGGGMGGGGSMYSDVSTGLTWRSGTASSVSYPKQMPLSQV